One window of the Acetomicrobium thermoterrenum DSM 13490 genome contains the following:
- the aroD gene encoding type I 3-dehydroquinate dehydratase: MRLKAAKPIVVRGKKLGGDKPLICFPLVGKTPEAALEEAKKAISGSPDVIELRVDAWNFITDKQTSMKVLGDIRKLTDIPLLLTCRSHLEGGFQEVSAESRNALYKGAIEEKLVDLVDIELISGYEEIKNLKQIASPRDVYVIVSFHDFKKTPPKEVIFATIAKEIAFGGDVAKVAVMPQSMEDVLILMSATLMARREFPDIPLITMSMGALGSITRIAGWLFGSDLTFAVGVASSAPGQIPAGELREVYKLLYSLYLNE, from the coding sequence GTGAGACTGAAGGCAGCTAAGCCGATCGTCGTTAGGGGAAAGAAACTTGGAGGAGACAAGCCACTGATTTGCTTTCCCCTGGTGGGGAAAACACCCGAGGCAGCTTTAGAGGAGGCCAAGAAGGCGATTTCAGGCTCTCCGGACGTAATCGAGCTTAGGGTTGACGCCTGGAACTTCATAACAGACAAACAAACTTCCATGAAAGTCCTTGGCGATATACGAAAATTGACCGATATACCCTTGCTTTTGACGTGCAGGAGCCACCTTGAGGGCGGATTTCAGGAAGTATCGGCGGAATCGAGAAACGCCCTCTATAAAGGTGCGATAGAAGAGAAACTGGTTGACCTCGTTGACATCGAGCTTATAAGCGGCTACGAAGAAATCAAGAATTTAAAGCAAATTGCCTCACCCCGTGACGTTTATGTAATTGTCTCCTTTCACGATTTCAAGAAAACCCCTCCCAAAGAAGTCATCTTTGCGACCATAGCCAAGGAGATCGCCTTTGGCGGAGACGTCGCCAAGGTCGCCGTAATGCCCCAGTCCATGGAAGACGTGCTGATCCTTATGTCAGCGACGCTGATGGCCAGGCGTGAGTTTCCCGATATTCCCTTGATAACCATGTCCATGGGGGCACTTGGTTCCATCACGAGGATCGCAGGCTGGCTCTTCGGTTCGGATCTGACCTTTGCGGTAGGTGTAGCCTCATCTGCCCCGGGACAGATACCGGCAGGCGAGTTAAGGGAAGTTTACAAGCTGCTTTATTCCCTTTACCTGAATGAGTAA
- the yedE gene encoding YedE family putative selenium transporter — protein MFQALNRALMSRKGPILTGIAVGILAPLLTFWGNPGNMGICVACFTRDIAGALGLHRGAVVQYIRPELAGFILGSFISSLIFREYKPRTGSSPIVRFFLGFFAMIGALVFLGCPWRAYIRLSAGDLNAIPGILGLTVGVAIGIAFLWRGFSLGRNYPAKKPLGYIMPLAAITLIAFVLLRPSFGPEGSSAIFFSEKGPGSMAAPVALSLAAGLLIGWLAQRSRFCTVGALRDLIMFKDFHLFNGIIAFVIAAFVTNLLLGQFKLGFEGQPIAHTNVLWNALGMVLSGLAFTLAGGCPGRQFIMSGEGDGDAAVFILGMLFGAATAHNFSLASSGTGPGAFGPAATIIGIMFCLSVGFLMREKI, from the coding sequence ATGTTTCAAGCATTAAATCGTGCACTTATGTCTCGCAAAGGCCCGATTCTGACGGGAATCGCCGTCGGAATTTTGGCACCTCTCCTTACCTTTTGGGGCAATCCCGGCAATATGGGGATTTGCGTAGCCTGTTTCACTAGGGATATCGCCGGAGCTTTGGGGCTTCACAGGGGAGCCGTTGTGCAATATATTCGGCCAGAGCTTGCCGGCTTCATATTGGGCTCCTTCATTTCTTCCTTAATTTTCAGGGAATATAAGCCCAGGACTGGTTCTTCCCCGATCGTTCGCTTTTTCCTCGGCTTTTTCGCCATGATCGGGGCCTTGGTTTTTCTGGGGTGTCCGTGGCGGGCTTACATTCGTTTGAGCGCCGGAGATTTAAACGCCATCCCCGGCATCCTTGGACTGACAGTTGGCGTGGCCATAGGGATCGCCTTTCTGTGGCGAGGTTTTAGCCTGGGCAGGAATTATCCGGCGAAAAAACCCCTGGGTTATATCATGCCCCTTGCGGCGATAACGCTCATCGCCTTTGTCCTCTTGCGTCCAAGCTTCGGTCCCGAGGGCTCGTCTGCTATATTTTTTTCCGAAAAAGGCCCCGGCTCCATGGCAGCACCCGTCGCTTTGTCGCTTGCCGCGGGGCTTTTGATCGGGTGGTTGGCCCAACGAAGCCGTTTTTGCACCGTCGGGGCCTTGCGCGACCTCATAATGTTCAAGGATTTTCACCTCTTCAACGGGATAATAGCTTTTGTCATCGCTGCTTTCGTCACCAATCTGCTTCTCGGTCAATTCAAGCTCGGCTTTGAAGGGCAGCCCATTGCCCACACGAACGTACTGTGGAACGCCTTAGGGATGGTGCTGTCGGGCCTTGCCTTCACCCTTGCGGGTGGATGCCCGGGAAGACAGTTTATCATGAGCGGAGAAGGGGACGGAGACGCTGCCGTCTTCATACTGGGAATGCTTTTTGGCGCTGCCACAGCGCATAACTTTAGCCTTGCCAGCTCAGGCACGGGCCCGGGCGCATTCGGACCGGCAGCGACGATAATAGGAATAATGTTTTGCCTTAGCGTCGGCTTTCTGATGCGAGAAAAGATATAA
- a CDS encoding aldehyde ferredoxin oxidoreductase family protein has protein sequence MIKGGYIGKVLRVDLTTGSIKTEPLPDESVMRKYIGGFGLGLWYLMKELPAGAGPLDPENPLIFMTGPLTGTRVISGTNCTLTLLNADTGFTAGRSHGHGWFGPYLKMAGYDGIIITGASEKWVYLWINDGQVELRDAGKYLGKDTHETEDLIKTDLGFSLEPGKGVSVNAIGPAGENLCAGALIEHDKNHSFAHSGGGTVMGAKKLKAIAVHGTGEVQVANPENLKKLVGEWGKMATKLGVAPIVGQAGVPRDEYVGVKGLVGLSVNNWTANDLPGFGDRMGKQKITPKPCFRCPIGCSYDVEVIEGPFKGYVASLSGGGENMEGAASIVGAGANDPGEAFYLTDMYDRLGLETSTAGCAMAVAFEAYEKGLLTTKETEGLELTWGNLEAIKTLLNRIAHREGAFANMLADGPKAAAQRVGLPHASVDIKGAGMNLHDWRRAWGVLLGQVVGGGAGWPSPGADCWTAEADAGYPEKANPLGRYGKGKEVAATAGIKMWNDSHGTCWFATWGIPGIMKITSEAVASVVGWDDFTEEDARLCGDRIMALERIFNMSRGLTAEDDYKVSPRLTDPAPPDAKDAAGLSVAPYIEGWVRDFYQAMGWDRHTGKPLSSTMKKLGLEQLIDQVWKKGS, from the coding sequence ATGATAAAAGGCGGATATATAGGAAAGGTATTGAGGGTGGATCTGACAACTGGCTCTATTAAAACTGAGCCTCTGCCGGATGAAAGCGTTATGAGGAAGTACATTGGCGGCTTCGGTTTAGGCCTGTGGTATCTCATGAAAGAGCTGCCCGCGGGAGCCGGTCCCTTGGATCCCGAGAATCCACTTATTTTTATGACGGGCCCGCTAACGGGCACAAGAGTTATATCAGGTACAAACTGCACTCTAACCTTGTTGAATGCAGATACCGGATTTACGGCTGGCCGGTCTCATGGCCATGGGTGGTTTGGACCATACTTGAAAATGGCAGGGTATGACGGCATCATTATCACCGGAGCATCAGAAAAGTGGGTTTACCTCTGGATAAATGACGGCCAAGTCGAACTGAGGGATGCAGGCAAATACCTGGGCAAAGACACGCATGAAACCGAGGACTTGATAAAGACAGACCTTGGCTTTTCTTTGGAACCTGGAAAAGGGGTTAGTGTGAATGCTATCGGCCCGGCAGGGGAGAATCTGTGTGCCGGCGCTCTGATTGAACATGACAAGAACCACTCCTTTGCCCACTCAGGTGGCGGCACGGTAATGGGAGCGAAAAAGTTGAAGGCCATAGCTGTGCATGGGACAGGAGAAGTCCAAGTAGCCAATCCGGAAAACCTTAAGAAACTCGTTGGCGAGTGGGGTAAGATGGCTACAAAACTGGGTGTTGCACCCATCGTAGGACAAGCTGGTGTTCCCAGAGATGAATATGTGGGCGTCAAAGGCCTCGTCGGTCTTTCCGTTAACAACTGGACGGCAAACGATTTACCGGGCTTTGGCGATCGGATGGGCAAGCAAAAGATCACCCCTAAGCCTTGTTTCCGATGCCCGATTGGTTGCAGTTATGACGTAGAGGTAATAGAAGGGCCTTTTAAAGGTTATGTTGCATCTCTTTCTGGTGGTGGCGAAAACATGGAAGGCGCCGCTTCGATTGTTGGGGCTGGCGCAAATGATCCCGGCGAGGCTTTCTATCTAACGGACATGTACGATCGCCTTGGGTTAGAAACGAGTACAGCCGGTTGTGCGATGGCGGTCGCCTTCGAGGCCTATGAAAAAGGCCTACTTACCACAAAGGAAACAGAAGGGCTTGAATTGACATGGGGGAATCTCGAGGCAATTAAGACACTTCTCAATAGGATTGCTCACAGGGAAGGAGCATTCGCCAATATGCTGGCCGACGGACCGAAAGCTGCCGCCCAGCGTGTTGGATTGCCCCATGCTTCCGTTGACATCAAGGGAGCGGGCATGAACCTTCATGACTGGAGAAGAGCGTGGGGCGTACTTTTGGGGCAAGTGGTTGGTGGAGGTGCGGGATGGCCTTCGCCGGGAGCTGACTGCTGGACGGCTGAAGCTGACGCAGGCTACCCTGAGAAGGCGAATCCGTTAGGCCGGTATGGGAAAGGCAAGGAGGTCGCCGCAACGGCTGGGATCAAAATGTGGAATGATTCTCATGGGACTTGCTGGTTCGCAACTTGGGGCATTCCTGGCATTATGAAAATTACCTCGGAAGCAGTCGCCAGCGTAGTAGGATGGGATGATTTTACAGAAGAGGACGCCAGGCTATGCGGCGACAGGATTATGGCCCTTGAGAGGATTTTCAACATGAGCCGCGGGTTGACCGCCGAAGATGACTACAAGGTTTCACCACGGCTTACAGATCCTGCTCCTCCCGATGCTAAGGACGCAGCCGGCCTGAGCGTTGCCCCTTATATCGAAGGCTGGGTGCGAGACTTTTATCAAGCTATGGGCTGGGATAGACATACCGGGAAACCGCTAAGCAGCACGATGAAAAAACTTGGGTTAGAACAACTTATCGACCAAGTCTGGAAAAAAGGAAGCTAA
- a CDS encoding macro domain-containing protein, protein MEKKISGVTIECVQGDITRQPDVTAVVNAANAWLKPGGGVAGAIHRAAGPELDKECRPLAPIKPGQAVITGGHNLPNKYVIHCLGPRYGVDKPEDRLLSDCYRNALKLADEHEIDSIAFPAISTGVFGYPVQEAAEVALRTVKETIPSLKHVHKIRFVLHSDRDLKIHEKVLESL, encoded by the coding sequence ATGGAAAAGAAGATTTCAGGAGTGACCATAGAGTGTGTACAGGGAGATATAACAAGACAGCCCGATGTGACAGCGGTTGTAAACGCTGCCAATGCTTGGCTTAAGCCCGGCGGGGGAGTGGCAGGAGCGATACATCGCGCTGCAGGGCCTGAGCTCGATAAGGAGTGTCGACCTCTGGCGCCCATAAAGCCGGGCCAGGCCGTCATCACAGGCGGGCATAATCTTCCCAACAAATACGTTATCCACTGTCTGGGACCTCGCTACGGCGTAGATAAACCCGAAGACAGGCTGCTTTCAGATTGCTATCGAAATGCCCTCAAGCTTGCAGATGAACACGAAATAGACTCCATCGCCTTTCCGGCTATATCCACAGGCGTTTTCGGCTATCCCGTCCAAGAGGCTGCGGAAGTGGCGCTAAGGACCGTCAAAGAGACCATCCCCTCGCTCAAGCACGTCCATAAAATCAGGTTTGTCCTTCACAGCGACAGAGATCTCAAAATTCACGAAAAGGTGCTTGAAAGCCTATAA
- the mntA gene encoding type VII toxin-antitoxin system MntA family adenylyltransferase antitoxin — MKKENKKEMEAKLRDFFAMQDIKLAFLIGSYAMGTARPDSDVDIAVLFGRRFNVKQVLDLKEQLTELVGVDVDLVVLDSVGPVMKMQALKTGILLHAEKGAYEQFFVSTVNEYDDLKYCRREIEENILRRRLYA; from the coding sequence ATGAAAAAAGAAAACAAAAAGGAAATGGAAGCGAAACTACGCGACTTTTTTGCCATGCAAGACATAAAACTGGCCTTTCTGATTGGCTCTTACGCCATGGGGACAGCTAGGCCAGATAGCGACGTGGATATTGCCGTGCTTTTCGGAAGGCGCTTTAATGTCAAGCAAGTCTTAGACTTGAAAGAACAGCTCACTGAGTTAGTTGGAGTAGACGTAGACCTTGTAGTCCTCGATAGCGTCGGTCCGGTGATGAAGATGCAGGCGTTAAAAACGGGCATCTTATTGCATGCTGAAAAAGGAGCTTACGAGCAGTTTTTTGTTTCTACGGTAAATGAGTATGACGACTTAAAATATTGCCGCAGGGAAATTGAAGAAAACATCCTAAGGAGGCGGCTTTATGCCTGA
- a CDS encoding flavodoxin family protein: MKLIAVNGSPRKKWNTATLLEHALKGAESAGAETKLVHLYDLDYKGCISCFACKLKGGKSFGKCAVNDDLAPLLEEIRTVDVMILGSPIYFGDVTGEMRSFLERLFFQFPIYEPDAVVRQPKKVRTAWVYTMNVTEELAKQMGYDRMFRNNAALLERFFGPCESLICYDTLQFDDYSKYAARRFDPVAKKRRHEEVFPKDCKRAYELGVRLVK; encoded by the coding sequence ATGAAATTAATTGCCGTAAACGGAAGCCCAAGGAAAAAGTGGAACACCGCAACTTTGCTCGAGCACGCCCTAAAAGGAGCAGAATCGGCAGGAGCCGAGACGAAGCTGGTGCATCTTTACGATCTCGATTACAAGGGCTGCATAAGCTGCTTTGCCTGTAAGTTAAAAGGCGGGAAAAGCTTTGGAAAGTGTGCCGTAAATGACGATTTGGCTCCCCTTCTAGAGGAGATACGAACTGTTGATGTCATGATCTTGGGATCTCCCATTTACTTTGGAGACGTCACGGGAGAGATGAGGTCTTTCCTGGAAAGGCTCTTTTTCCAATTTCCCATCTACGAGCCCGACGCTGTGGTCCGGCAGCCTAAAAAGGTCCGCACTGCATGGGTCTATACGATGAACGTGACGGAAGAGCTCGCAAAACAGATGGGTTACGACCGAATGTTTCGTAACAACGCAGCACTTCTTGAAAGGTTTTTCGGCCCCTGCGAGTCGCTTATATGCTACGACACGCTGCAGTTCGACGACTACTCCAAGTACGCTGCCAGGCGCTTTGACCCCGTTGCCAAAAAGAGGCGCCACGAAGAGGTATTCCCCAAAGACTGCAAGCGTGCTTACGAGCTGGGCGTGAGGCTGGTAAAGTAA
- the nudC gene encoding NAD(+) diphosphatase, translated as MEEIWYLFKDHKLLLCHASKMRLPTSRDVECLADKIVSKGVIAIGDAGRDENPRQYWAEMSPEASIPEGMVALGLRDVGSILGEEAFYAAARAFQLMNWVGRYRFCMSCGDTLEPSSVDNSKICPTCGSVFYPPVSPAVIVAVEREGKILLARNASFPPKRYSVIAGFVEPGESFEDAVRREVREEVSIEVKDIKYFGSQPWPFPHSIMVGFTAKWASGELKPDGREILDAGWFSPDEMPDLPPGVSIARKLIDNFRRSRGVEF; from the coding sequence TTGGAAGAAATCTGGTACCTATTTAAGGACCACAAGTTGCTGTTGTGTCATGCCTCCAAGATGAGGTTGCCGACTTCGCGTGATGTAGAATGCCTGGCCGACAAGATCGTTAGTAAAGGAGTCATCGCCATAGGAGACGCAGGCAGAGACGAAAACCCGAGGCAATATTGGGCTGAGATGTCGCCGGAAGCTTCAATTCCCGAAGGCATGGTCGCTTTAGGGCTTCGGGACGTCGGCAGCATCCTGGGGGAGGAGGCCTTTTACGCAGCGGCAAGGGCATTTCAGCTTATGAACTGGGTGGGGCGATACCGCTTTTGCATGTCCTGCGGCGATACATTGGAACCCTCATCGGTGGACAACAGTAAAATTTGCCCAACCTGCGGTTCCGTTTTCTATCCTCCCGTAAGCCCTGCAGTGATAGTAGCGGTGGAAAGGGAGGGCAAAATACTGCTTGCCAGAAACGCCAGCTTTCCTCCAAAGCGATACAGCGTCATTGCAGGTTTCGTGGAGCCCGGCGAGAGCTTCGAGGACGCCGTCAGGCGCGAAGTCAGGGAGGAAGTCTCCATAGAGGTAAAGGACATCAAATATTTCGGAAGCCAGCCCTGGCCCTTTCCTCACTCGATAATGGTGGGGTTTACGGCCAAATGGGCATCGGGCGAACTCAAGCCGGACGGCCGGGAGATATTGGATGCGGGCTGGTTTTCTCCCGACGAAATGCCCGATCTTCCGCCGGGAGTAAGCATAGCCCGAAAGCTCATAGACAACTTCAGGCGCAGCCGGGGTGTAGAGTTTTAA
- the aroE gene encoding shikimate dehydrogenase: MFCPNADTRFIALYGNPLKQTLSPLLHNTVFESKKMNNLYYPLEIQCFEDLSKALKTMHIFNVIGANVTMPYKEKVIELLDGLDKSAEQCGAVNTVVTTAKGLIGYNTDGMGFLNSFIEEFNVSPEGKTLLLIGAGGAAKAVVFAFLNAGISKVIVYNNSQTRAMSLVERVEKFFPGKCEWRPLNNKPVPPEGIAEADIVINATKVGMKGEAEGQSLVLPDSFRPGQFVCDVVYNPPETKLLADAKKAGCKTLSGDGMLVYQAAAAFKLWFGVDSDVELMKRTFRNYFGF; encoded by the coding sequence ATGTTTTGTCCAAATGCAGACACAAGGTTTATAGCGCTTTACGGCAATCCGCTAAAGCAGACTTTGTCGCCCCTGCTTCACAATACGGTATTTGAGTCAAAAAAGATGAACAACTTGTATTACCCACTTGAGATACAGTGCTTTGAGGATCTGTCCAAGGCATTAAAGACAATGCACATATTTAACGTAATAGGCGCAAACGTCACCATGCCATACAAGGAAAAGGTCATAGAGCTTCTGGATGGCTTGGACAAAAGCGCCGAGCAGTGCGGGGCGGTCAACACCGTCGTTACTACCGCAAAGGGATTGATCGGCTACAACACCGACGGCATGGGGTTTCTCAATTCCTTCATCGAGGAGTTTAACGTAAGCCCCGAAGGAAAGACCCTTCTTTTGATAGGTGCCGGAGGAGCTGCCAAGGCCGTGGTATTCGCCTTCCTAAACGCAGGGATTTCAAAGGTGATCGTCTACAACAACAGCCAAACCAGGGCCATGTCGCTGGTGGAAAGAGTAGAGAAGTTCTTTCCCGGAAAATGCGAGTGGAGGCCCCTTAACAATAAGCCGGTGCCGCCTGAGGGCATCGCCGAGGCAGATATTGTCATCAACGCCACGAAGGTTGGCATGAAAGGCGAAGCGGAGGGTCAGTCGCTGGTATTGCCCGACAGCTTCCGCCCGGGGCAGTTCGTCTGCGACGTCGTCTACAACCCGCCCGAGACTAAGCTGCTGGCTGATGCCAAAAAGGCAGGCTGCAAGACCTTAAGCGGAGACGGCATGCTCGTATACCAGGCGGCTGCTGCCTTTAAGCTGTGGTTCGGAGTAGATTCCGACGTAGAGTTGATGAAGCGGACGTTTAGAAATTACTTCGGATTTTAA
- a CDS encoding sulfurtransferase TusA family protein has protein sequence MAESITVDARGLSCPQPVVETKKAIERSACSEIYVLVDTMTSVMNVTRYAKSQGWTAQYDEMPEGGFKITLRK, from the coding sequence ATGGCTGAATCCATAACTGTAGATGCTAGAGGGCTTTCCTGCCCTCAGCCGGTAGTCGAGACGAAAAAGGCCATCGAAAGATCAGCATGCAGTGAAATTTATGTGTTGGTCGACACGATGACTTCCGTGATGAACGTCACCCGCTACGCAAAAAGCCAGGGCTGGACCGCCCAATACGACGAGATGCCCGAGGGCGGTTTTAAGATCACATTAAGAAAGTAA
- a CDS encoding FAD-dependent oxidoreductase, which translates to MEKKILIIGGVAGGASAAARIRRLDEFARIVIFEKGPHVSFSNCSLPYRLSDTVKKTEDLILMSPEKFLKQYNIEARVNSEVIKIKRNEKKILVKDHASGREYEESYDKLILSPGAHPILPKSIEGVDKEHVFTARNVVDIDRLYTYLKKNNIEDVAVVGGGYIGLEIADNLHRAGKKVSIIEATEQVMAPFDNDMAQILHKEIYDKGVNLILNDAVVKIDNDHLVLKSGRKVNAKAVVMAVGVAPDIALAKDAGLEIGTTGAIKVDHNYLTSDKDIYAIGDAIEVYSRLEHKYFRCALAGPAQRQARAAADHIYGIPHRNNGHICTSVVKLFDLNAALTGLNEKRAKAAGISYDFVYIIPFDKVSLMPDCNIMHFKLIYEYPTGRILGAQAIGKGNVDKRIDIIATLILMNGTLEDLKELELSYAPPFSTPKDVVNHAALVGLNLLNGRYKQVPVTKVRELVENNAFIVDVREKEEYNKGHLINAINIPLSELRSRVNEIPKDRPVYLHCRSGQRSYYAVMALQGMGYTNVYNISGSFLGICCYEYYQDQVTGRKKIVTEYNFN; encoded by the coding sequence ATGGAAAAAAAGATTTTAATAATCGGCGGAGTGGCCGGCGGGGCTTCCGCTGCGGCAAGAATAAGGAGATTAGACGAGTTTGCCAGGATCGTTATTTTTGAGAAGGGACCACATGTTTCATTCTCAAACTGCAGTCTGCCCTATCGCCTCAGCGATACCGTTAAAAAAACCGAAGATCTCATTTTAATGTCTCCGGAAAAGTTTTTAAAGCAATATAACATCGAAGCAAGGGTTAACAGTGAAGTAATAAAAATCAAAAGAAACGAGAAAAAGATCTTGGTAAAGGATCACGCCAGCGGTAGAGAATACGAAGAAAGTTACGATAAATTGATCCTCTCTCCCGGCGCACATCCCATCTTGCCGAAAAGCATCGAAGGAGTTGATAAAGAACACGTATTTACAGCTAGGAACGTGGTAGATATCGATCGGCTCTATACGTATCTCAAAAAGAACAACATCGAAGACGTCGCCGTAGTAGGCGGTGGTTATATAGGGCTGGAAATAGCGGACAACTTGCATAGGGCAGGCAAAAAAGTCTCCATAATAGAAGCCACCGAACAAGTAATGGCACCTTTCGATAACGACATGGCTCAGATACTTCATAAAGAAATATACGACAAAGGCGTCAATCTCATCTTAAACGATGCCGTAGTGAAGATAGACAACGATCACCTAGTCCTGAAATCCGGGAGAAAAGTCAACGCCAAGGCCGTGGTCATGGCTGTCGGCGTCGCACCCGATATAGCTCTCGCCAAGGACGCAGGGCTTGAAATTGGCACTACAGGCGCGATCAAGGTCGACCATAACTATTTGACAAGCGATAAAGATATATACGCCATAGGCGACGCCATTGAAGTATACTCCCGCTTAGAACACAAGTACTTCAGATGCGCTCTGGCCGGACCGGCACAAAGGCAGGCAAGGGCTGCAGCCGATCACATTTACGGCATCCCCCACAGAAATAACGGACATATATGCACCTCTGTCGTCAAGCTTTTCGATCTGAACGCCGCATTGACGGGATTGAACGAAAAGCGGGCGAAGGCTGCCGGGATTTCCTACGATTTCGTTTACATTATCCCCTTTGATAAGGTAAGTCTTATGCCTGACTGCAATATAATGCATTTTAAGTTAATATACGAGTACCCAACGGGAAGAATACTGGGTGCCCAGGCCATAGGTAAGGGAAACGTGGATAAGAGGATAGATATAATTGCCACGTTGATATTGATGAACGGCACCTTGGAGGACCTAAAGGAGTTAGAACTGTCCTACGCCCCTCCTTTTAGCACTCCAAAAGACGTGGTCAATCACGCCGCACTGGTCGGCTTAAACCTCTTAAACGGCAGGTACAAGCAAGTTCCCGTCACGAAGGTAAGGGAATTGGTGGAAAACAATGCCTTTATCGTCGACGTCCGCGAGAAGGAGGAATACAATAAAGGACACCTCATAAATGCCATCAACATTCCTTTAAGCGAGCTGAGATCAAGGGTAAATGAAATACCCAAAGACAGGCCCGTTTATTTGCACTGCCGTTCTGGCCAGAGAAGCTATTACGCCGTGATGGCCCTGCAGGGTATGGGATATACAAACGTCTATAATATCTCCGGTTCGTTCCTCGGCATTTGCTGCTACGAGTACTATCAAGATCAAGTGACGGGAAGAAAGAAGATCGTTACAGAATATAACTTTAATTAG
- a CDS encoding IclR family transcriptional regulator: MAEREKGTSIRRALKVLSAFSLEESFLGVSEIAKKLGLPRSSVHWLLQVLQDEGYVCQDPKSGKYRLSVKLFHLGAIAANTMNINYVAPPIMERLRDLTEETVNLYVLDGFDRVCIEQAEGIHLVRQVVRLGQKIPSYCGAAGKVLVAWQPEDFVDRLISHTRLKPLTKNTISDVTLFKEELAKIRRQGYAVSFGERDIEVVAVAAPVFDEEGKILASLSASGPVSRFEITPQVIEAIMNAASEISYQLGYSKDLEAAMSGGKD; encoded by the coding sequence ATGGCTGAAAGGGAAAAGGGCACATCAATTCGACGAGCTTTAAAGGTGCTTTCTGCCTTTTCTTTGGAGGAGTCCTTTCTTGGAGTGAGCGAAATCGCAAAGAAGCTAGGGCTACCGAGAAGCTCGGTCCACTGGCTGCTTCAAGTCCTCCAGGATGAAGGTTATGTCTGCCAGGACCCGAAGAGCGGCAAATATCGTCTCAGCGTGAAGCTCTTTCACCTTGGAGCGATAGCGGCTAACACGATGAACATTAATTACGTTGCCCCTCCCATAATGGAGCGGCTCCGCGATCTTACGGAGGAGACCGTAAACCTTTACGTTTTAGACGGTTTTGATCGCGTCTGTATTGAGCAGGCGGAAGGCATTCACCTGGTAAGACAGGTGGTCCGCCTTGGCCAGAAGATCCCTTCATATTGCGGAGCTGCCGGGAAGGTGTTGGTCGCCTGGCAACCTGAGGATTTCGTTGATAGGCTGATCTCCCATACGCGACTTAAACCTTTGACCAAAAACACAATCTCTGATGTCACTCTCTTTAAAGAGGAACTTGCCAAAATTAGAAGGCAGGGATATGCAGTAAGTTTCGGCGAGAGAGATATCGAGGTTGTAGCAGTTGCTGCGCCAGTCTTCGACGAAGAAGGAAAGATACTTGCCTCCTTAAGCGCCAGCGGTCCCGTCTCTCGTTTTGAAATAACTCCCCAGGTGATAGAGGCGATTATGAACGCAGCAAGCGAAATTTCCTATCAATTGGGTTATTCAAAAGACCTGGAAGCCGCAATGTCGGGAGGCAAAGATTAG
- the hepT gene encoding type VII toxin-antitoxin system HepT family RNase toxin, with the protein MPDKDIVLAKVATIQRCLDRIRDVTGLDPESLEDIDKQDIFVLNLQRAIQACIDLAAYAVASEHLGLPESVRDNFVILKERGVIGAELASKMLKMTGFRNIAVHNYQALDLNILKSILVNNLKDIEEFYSTLLQYWHF; encoded by the coding sequence ATGCCTGATAAGGACATAGTTTTGGCGAAGGTTGCTACTATACAAAGGTGTCTTGACAGAATCCGTGACGTTACGGGTCTTGATCCCGAAAGCCTTGAAGATATTGACAAGCAGGATATATTCGTCCTTAACCTGCAGCGCGCAATTCAAGCCTGCATAGACCTGGCGGCCTACGCTGTGGCATCAGAACATTTAGGCCTTCCCGAAAGCGTCAGAGATAACTTCGTCATCTTAAAGGAAAGGGGAGTAATAGGCGCAGAGCTTGCCTCAAAAATGCTCAAAATGACAGGGTTTCGAAATATAGCGGTTCATAATTACCAAGCGCTCGACTTAAATATCTTAAAATCCATACTCGTAAATAACTTAAAGGACATTGAAGAATTTTATTCCACTCTTTTACAATATTGGCATTTTTAG